Proteins from a genomic interval of Mycobacteriales bacterium:
- a CDS encoding SpoIIE family protein phosphatase, which translates to MKEIALRMTPHPSHPRAAAFDPLTSSLRLRLAQDAAQLGYWDYAVTTSELVWDEACAAMFGIVLDDFEGTIASFESRCHPEDLPRVQAVLSATGPGQAMETTFRAVQPDGSVRHLLSRGQGVAGVAGELERLVGVVFDVTSLHTSAERLGGLARVALALAGAEDDEDLTRVVIEHGAAVLGADGGAVCVRDDDRGVIRLAMTESLGEQVQLEFGELPLDGSLPGSYTARTGEPVFLPDRAAGLAFTPQMQVVYDGTGRDAWAVLPLRSGDRLLGSLVVSWAQPREFGPDERELLAAFAAQTAQALDRVQVLQAERRQAAEARRLSETWQRSLLTAPPQPDDLRVAVRYAPASQQAAVGGDWYDGFVVPDGALTLVIGDCVGHDRHAAAAMATMRNLLRATAYAVKKPPAAVLAALERALRGLEVDVLATALLARVEQTEEQRQQRVRRVRWSNAGHLPPVLRRPDGTVEVLESEPDLLLGLSVESTRTDSSVDVAVGSTLLLYTDGLVERRGEDLDVGIERLRALVGELGALSLEELCDALLAGLLDDDAEDDVALLAVRFHGGVEDGDAEPADLSVERSLSLPADPASARAARRFVAGFLEQLGWQSRLDAAELAVSEIVTNAVLHAHTDLTVTVAAHGDLLRVEVRDRNPAPPSPRGYDEQATTGRGMSLVAAVTSEHGVHSLGDAGKVVWFALGDGIEPTGPDGAEHLLDAWGDPEEVPGAEQPVAAVLLGVPATLWAAARQHHDALVRELTLLRASRGIPSDDLVLADAARRALSDAVERAVERAAAQGALTSSLPEGHPSPLTVAPPSVDALLPGAPGAVAYAGLQDVLDEAEALAARDELLVRPGLPEVIAVRDWACEQVIAQLGGTPPSPWPGTDAERFTDLVHADSLRSLDWDPAVVASSDRGAVAADDANRIVAVSPPLCAALGYSEQELVGRRVVVLVPHRFREAHVAGFTRHLTTGEAHALGVDLELPVLRADGSEVSCRFLIEETGTPSGRTVYTAWITPQV; encoded by the coding sequence GTGAAGGAGATCGCCCTGCGCATGACACCGCACCCGTCGCACCCCCGCGCAGCGGCCTTCGACCCGCTCACCTCGTCCCTTCGTCTGCGGCTGGCGCAGGACGCCGCGCAGCTGGGGTACTGGGACTACGCGGTCACGACGTCGGAGCTCGTCTGGGACGAGGCGTGCGCGGCGATGTTCGGGATCGTGCTCGACGACTTCGAGGGCACGATCGCGTCCTTCGAGTCCCGGTGCCACCCCGAGGACCTCCCGCGTGTCCAGGCAGTGCTCTCCGCCACGGGGCCCGGGCAGGCCATGGAGACGACCTTTCGGGCCGTGCAGCCGGACGGCTCGGTGCGCCATCTTCTGTCGAGGGGTCAGGGCGTCGCGGGGGTCGCGGGCGAGCTGGAGCGGCTCGTGGGCGTGGTGTTCGACGTGACGAGCCTGCACACCTCGGCCGAGCGCCTCGGCGGGCTCGCGCGGGTGGCGCTCGCCCTCGCCGGCGCGGAGGACGACGAGGACCTCACGCGGGTCGTCATCGAGCACGGCGCGGCGGTGCTGGGGGCTGACGGCGGGGCGGTCTGCGTCCGTGACGACGATCGCGGCGTCATCCGGCTCGCGATGACCGAGAGCCTCGGCGAGCAGGTGCAGCTGGAGTTCGGTGAGCTGCCTCTTGATGGCTCGCTCCCCGGCTCCTACACAGCCCGCACGGGCGAGCCCGTCTTCCTCCCGGACCGCGCTGCGGGACTCGCGTTCACCCCGCAGATGCAGGTCGTGTACGACGGGACGGGGCGCGACGCCTGGGCCGTGCTGCCGCTGCGGTCCGGCGACCGGCTCCTGGGCAGCCTCGTCGTGTCCTGGGCGCAACCGCGCGAGTTTGGCCCGGACGAGCGCGAACTGCTCGCCGCATTCGCCGCGCAGACCGCGCAGGCCCTCGACCGCGTCCAGGTCCTGCAGGCCGAGCGCCGGCAGGCCGCGGAGGCACGCCGTCTCTCCGAGACGTGGCAGCGCAGCCTGCTGACCGCCCCACCGCAGCCCGACGACCTGCGCGTGGCCGTGCGCTACGCCCCTGCCTCGCAGCAGGCCGCGGTCGGTGGCGACTGGTACGACGGCTTCGTCGTACCCGACGGTGCTCTCACCCTCGTCATCGGCGACTGCGTCGGTCACGACCGTCACGCCGCGGCCGCCATGGCCACGATGCGCAACCTGCTGCGCGCCACCGCGTATGCGGTCAAGAAGCCTCCGGCGGCCGTCCTCGCTGCGCTCGAGCGGGCGCTGCGCGGGCTCGAGGTGGACGTGCTCGCCACCGCTCTTCTGGCCCGGGTGGAGCAGACCGAGGAGCAGCGCCAGCAACGGGTGCGGCGGGTCCGGTGGAGCAATGCCGGCCACCTGCCACCGGTCCTGCGACGTCCGGACGGCACGGTCGAGGTGCTGGAGTCCGAGCCGGACCTGCTGCTCGGGCTGTCGGTGGAGAGCACCCGCACGGACAGCAGCGTCGACGTAGCCGTGGGGTCGACCCTGCTGCTCTACACCGACGGGCTCGTCGAGCGGCGCGGCGAGGACCTCGACGTCGGCATCGAGCGGCTGCGTGCACTGGTGGGCGAGCTCGGTGCGCTGTCGCTCGAGGAGCTCTGCGACGCCCTGCTCGCGGGGCTGCTCGACGACGACGCCGAGGACGACGTCGCGCTGCTCGCCGTGCGCTTCCACGGCGGGGTGGAGGACGGCGACGCCGAGCCGGCGGACCTCAGCGTCGAGCGCTCGCTGTCCCTGCCCGCCGACCCGGCGAGCGCCCGGGCCGCACGCCGCTTCGTCGCGGGCTTCCTCGAGCAGCTCGGCTGGCAGTCGCGTCTCGACGCGGCCGAGCTCGCGGTCAGCGAGATCGTGACCAACGCCGTCCTGCACGCCCACACTGACCTCACCGTCACGGTCGCCGCGCACGGCGACCTGCTGCGCGTCGAGGTCCGTGATCGCAACCCCGCGCCGCCCTCGCCTCGCGGGTACGACGAGCAGGCCACGACCGGTCGCGGCATGTCGCTGGTCGCGGCAGTCACCAGCGAGCACGGCGTCCACTCCCTCGGAGATGCGGGCAAGGTCGTGTGGTTCGCGCTGGGGGACGGGATCGAGCCGACGGGACCGGACGGCGCTGAGCACCTGCTGGATGCCTGGGGTGACCCGGAGGAGGTGCCCGGTGCCGAGCAGCCCGTGGCGGCGGTGCTCCTCGGGGTCCCCGCGACGCTATGGGCCGCGGCGCGGCAGCACCACGACGCGCTGGTGCGCGAGCTCACGCTCCTGCGAGCCTCCCGGGGCATCCCCAGCGACGACCTCGTCCTCGCCGATGCCGCCCGACGGGCTCTGTCGGACGCGGTCGAGCGGGCCGTCGAGCGGGCTGCGGCGCAGGGTGCGCTCACCTCCTCGCTCCCAGAGGGCCACCCCTCACCGCTGACCGTGGCACCGCCCTCAGTGGACGCCCTGCTCCCCGGCGCCCCCGGAGCCGTCGCCTACGCCGGGCTCCAGGACGTGCTCGACGAGGCCGAGGCCCTCGCGGCGCGTGACGAGCTCTTGGTGCGGCCAGGGTTGCCGGAGGTGATCGCGGTCCGGGACTGGGCGTGCGAGCAGGTCATCGCGCAGCTGGGTGGCACCCCTCCGTCGCCCTGGCCGGGCACGGACGCGGAGCGCTTCACCGACCTCGTCCACGCCGACTCGCTCCGCTCTCTCGACTGGGACCCGGCTGTGGTGGCGTCGTCGGACCGCGGAGCGGTCGCCGCGGACGACGCCAACCGCATCGTCGCGGTCAGCCCGCCCCTGTGCGCCGCGCTCGGCTACTCCGAGCAGGAGCTGGTGGGACGGCGGGTGGTCGTGCTCGTGCCGCACCGCTTCCGCGAGGCGCACGTGGCCGGCTTCACCCGGCACCTGACGACCGGGGAGGCGCACGCGCTAGGGGTCGACCTGGAGCTGCCGGTGCTGCGCGCCGACGGCAGCGAGGTGAGCTGTCGCTTCCTCATCGAGGAGACAGGCACGCCCTCCGGCCGGACCGTCTACACGGCGTGGATCACCCCGCAGGTCTGA
- a CDS encoding pyridoxamine 5'-phosphate oxidase family protein, giving the protein MGMYGEGARELQDRFDSRRLADRLEQVTLHDRITPGDRRFIEAAAQFLLGTIDADGWPDVSYKGGRPGFVRVLDDRTLAFPSYDGNGMFRSLGAILEEPRVALLFIDYARPDRMRVQGRGELTDDPELLASFEGAQLVVRVTVERIWPNCPRYVHRMELAELSPYAPEPGHVPPVPEWKEMDVFRDVLPGTPPS; this is encoded by the coding sequence ATGGGGATGTACGGCGAGGGTGCGCGCGAGCTGCAGGACCGCTTCGACAGCAGGCGGTTGGCCGACCGCCTGGAGCAGGTGACGCTGCACGACCGGATCACGCCGGGCGACCGGCGCTTCATCGAGGCCGCCGCGCAGTTCCTGCTCGGCACGATCGACGCCGACGGCTGGCCGGACGTGTCCTACAAGGGCGGGCGGCCCGGCTTCGTGCGCGTCCTCGACGACAGGACACTGGCCTTCCCGTCGTACGACGGCAACGGCATGTTCCGCAGCCTCGGGGCCATCCTCGAGGAGCCCAGGGTGGCCCTGCTGTTCATCGACTACGCGCGCCCGGACCGGATGCGCGTGCAGGGCCGCGGCGAGCTCACCGACGACCCTGAGCTGCTCGCGTCGTTCGAGGGGGCGCAGCTGGTGGTGCGGGTGACCGTCGAGCGGATCTGGCCGAACTGCCCCCGCTACGTGCACCGCATGGAGCTCGCAGAGCTCTCGCCCTACGCGCCCGAGCCGGGGCACGTGCCGCCGGTGCCGGAGTGGAAGGAGATGGACGTCTTCCGCGACGTCCTGCCGGGCACTCCCCCGTCCTGA
- a CDS encoding pyridoxamine 5'-phosphate oxidase family protein yields MRAPDLPALDRSLRRASVLRAARALRGDALDNARRSLAVIGRSRSDRAELQGSLAAPAVAGDLGALGHDECLALLGTRKVGRMAYVARAGVPQIVPLNYELAGDHVLVRTGPGPLLQAAQRHDHVAFEVDDLEELLHGGWSVVVQGTLTELHAIPRDACDPTPWAAGPRRHLLQLETRRVTGRRLVGLDHP; encoded by the coding sequence GTGCGCGCTCCTGACCTCCCTGCCCTCGACCGCTCGCTGCGTCGAGCGTCCGTGCTGCGTGCGGCACGGGCGCTGCGCGGCGACGCCCTCGACAACGCCCGCCGCTCATTAGCCGTGATCGGCCGCTCCCGCTCCGACCGCGCGGAGCTGCAGGGCTCACTCGCCGCGCCCGCCGTGGCCGGTGATCTCGGCGCGCTCGGGCACGACGAGTGCCTCGCGCTGCTGGGCACCCGCAAGGTGGGGCGGATGGCCTACGTCGCACGCGCCGGCGTGCCGCAGATCGTGCCCCTCAACTACGAGCTGGCCGGCGACCACGTGCTCGTCCGCACCGGACCCGGACCGCTGCTGCAGGCTGCCCAACGCCACGACCACGTGGCCTTCGAGGTCGACGACCTCGAAGAGCTGCTGCACGGCGGGTGGAGCGTCGTCGTGCAGGGCACCCTGACCGAGCTCCACGCGATCCCTCGCGACGCCTGCGACCCGACGCCCTGGGCCGCCGGCCCCCGCCGCCACCTGCTGCAGCTCGAGACCCGCCGGGTCACGGGCCGCCGGCTGGTCGGCCTCGACCACCCGTGA
- a CDS encoding DUF1778 domain-containing protein, with protein MTTTDARRRSRRLEVRTTPDERELIERAVQTRGGDLTEFVVGTAVEEARRVLADRDVFVLDSDQRAAWEALNTRPARELRSVRALLERPSPFLE; from the coding sequence ATGACCACCACGGACGCACGCCGCCGAAGCCGGCGCCTCGAGGTACGCACGACTCCCGATGAGCGTGAGCTGATCGAGCGAGCCGTGCAGACGCGTGGCGGGGATCTGACGGAGTTCGTGGTGGGGACAGCGGTCGAGGAGGCCCGCCGGGTGCTGGCTGACCGCGACGTGTTCGTGCTGGATAGCGATCAGCGCGCGGCTTGGGAAGCACTCAACACAAGGCCAGCGCGCGAGCTGCGGAGCGTCCGCGCGTTGCTTGAGCGTCCGTCGCCGTTCCTCGAGTGA
- a CDS encoding type II toxin-antitoxin system Phd/YefM family antitoxin, with translation MDTVPLSDAKARLSEIADEVDRTHQRVQITKNGRSYVVLVSAEDLESMEATLELLSDPDAMDRVRQAQVDLADSKGVTGEEMADLMARRRRG, from the coding sequence ATGGACACGGTGCCGCTCTCGGACGCCAAGGCCCGCCTGTCGGAGATCGCCGACGAGGTGGATCGCACGCACCAGCGGGTGCAGATCACCAAGAACGGCCGGTCGTACGTCGTGCTGGTCTCGGCCGAGGACCTGGAGTCCATGGAGGCGACGCTGGAGCTGCTCAGTGACCCCGACGCCATGGACCGGGTGCGTCAGGCGCAGGTCGACCTCGCTGACAGCAAGGGCGTGACGGGTGAGGAGATGGCCGACCTTATGGCGCGCAGGCGTCGTGGCTGA
- a CDS encoding class I SAM-dependent methyltransferase, producing the protein MDVSELVRGYYGADASLSATIVAALASAGIDVDVLAHGDLALVDHLHAGGAPATQHVLERLGAGPEQRLLDVGSGVGGPSRMAALSGAIVTGVDLTPEFVEAATELTARVGLDGNPRFVAASAESLPFEDATFDAAMIVHAGMNMPDKAAVFGEVHRVLVPGSRFALYEQMASGTDKLAFPLPWAEDARSSFLETVEGYTALLENAGFTIEDVDDRTDSVLGPRPSVPVGPADVYGPIYVEGIGNYVAAAKAGKLRAVLVTAVA; encoded by the coding sequence ATGGATGTGAGTGAGCTTGTTCGCGGCTACTACGGCGCGGACGCGAGCCTGAGTGCCACCATCGTCGCTGCCCTTGCGTCGGCCGGTATCGACGTTGATGTGCTCGCGCACGGTGATCTCGCGTTGGTCGATCATCTGCACGCGGGGGGTGCCCCAGCGACGCAGCATGTGCTTGAGCGGCTCGGCGCCGGACCGGAACAGCGATTGTTGGACGTTGGTAGCGGCGTTGGTGGTCCGTCGCGGATGGCGGCCCTGTCCGGCGCCATCGTCACAGGGGTCGACCTCACCCCGGAGTTCGTCGAGGCGGCAACGGAGCTGACTGCACGCGTCGGGTTAGACGGGAACCCCCGGTTCGTTGCCGCATCAGCGGAGTCGCTGCCGTTCGAGGACGCGACCTTCGATGCTGCGATGATCGTCCATGCCGGCATGAACATGCCGGACAAGGCGGCGGTCTTCGGCGAGGTGCACAGGGTGCTCGTGCCGGGCTCTCGCTTCGCCTTGTACGAGCAGATGGCATCCGGGACCGACAAGCTTGCGTTTCCACTGCCATGGGCGGAGGACGCGCGCTCGTCGTTCCTAGAGACGGTCGAGGGCTACACAGCATTGCTGGAAAACGCGGGCTTCACCATCGAGGACGTCGATGACCGCACTGACTCTGTCCTCGGACCTCGACCTTCCGTTCCCGTTGGCCCGGCCGACGTGTACGGGCCCATCTACGTGGAGGGGATCGGCAACTACGTCGCCGCAGCCAAAGCGGGGAAGCTGCGCGCTGTACTGGTGACAGCTGTCGCCTAA
- a CDS encoding tyrosine-type recombinase/integrase → MTQSTLSTLWEQPDPTHYAAMSYLARYRGDTLRAYSQDLRYFLRWCAERGVEPLQAQRPHLELYLRWMEQQGLAPATIGRRFTTVAGFYRYAVIDGHCEKDPALAVTRPKVPWEGQRRTVLHPLEYAALLTQARRAGPGPHALVALLGMIGLRVGEAIAINVTDLRSQSGYELLTIMGKGAKPALIPLPVPVLRAVREATAGRSSGPLLLNQHGDRLTRQSAAGQLTRLARDAGLTQHLSPHTLRRTFCTAGLVSGVPLRDMQYAMRHADSRTTLRYDMARANLDRHAAHAVAAYLAGMSAD, encoded by the coding sequence ATGACGCAGTCCACCCTCAGCACGCTCTGGGAGCAGCCCGACCCGACGCACTACGCGGCGATGAGCTACCTGGCCCGCTACCGCGGCGACACGCTGCGGGCCTACAGCCAGGACCTGCGCTACTTCCTTCGCTGGTGCGCTGAACGTGGCGTGGAGCCGCTGCAGGCTCAACGGCCGCATCTGGAGTTGTACCTGCGCTGGATGGAGCAGCAGGGACTCGCGCCGGCCACCATCGGCCGCCGCTTCACCACCGTGGCGGGCTTCTACCGGTACGCCGTCATCGACGGCCACTGCGAGAAGGACCCCGCCTTGGCCGTCACGAGGCCCAAGGTGCCATGGGAGGGGCAGCGCCGCACCGTCCTGCACCCGCTGGAGTACGCCGCACTGCTCACCCAAGCCCGGCGGGCCGGGCCAGGCCCCCACGCGCTGGTGGCGCTCCTCGGGATGATCGGACTGCGGGTTGGCGAGGCGATCGCGATCAACGTGACCGATCTGCGGAGCCAGTCCGGCTACGAGCTGCTCACGATCATGGGCAAGGGCGCCAAGCCTGCCCTCATCCCGCTGCCAGTCCCCGTGCTGCGTGCTGTGCGGGAGGCGACCGCCGGCCGGTCCTCCGGTCCGCTGCTGCTCAACCAGCACGGCGACCGCCTCACCAGGCAGTCCGCCGCCGGGCAGCTCACCCGCCTGGCCCGAGACGCCGGGCTGACCCAGCACCTGAGCCCACACACCCTGCGACGCACGTTCTGCACGGCGGGCCTCGTCAGCGGGGTCCCGCTACGGGACATGCAGTACGCCATGCGACACGCCGACAGCCGCACCACCCTGCGCTACGACATGGCGCGCGCCAACCTCGACCGGCACGCCGCGCACGCCGTCGCCGCCTACCTCGCCGGGATGAGCGCCGACTGA
- a CDS encoding alcohol dehydrogenase catalytic domain-containing protein: protein MHALTYHGPGRHSWEEVADPVVIDDRDAIVRIDAVTICGTDLHILKGDVPTCAPGTTLGHEAVGTILSVGPGVRHRAPGDRVLISCITSCGSCEYCREGSYGQCTGGGGWILGHRIDGVQADQARIPFADSSTHLLPAGVSDEDALMLADILPTSYEVGVLRGRVSPGDTVVIVGAGPIGLAAILTSALFSPSAVVVIDPSATRRDAAKRLGATVCVSTPEEATEALLELSPRGGADVAMEAVGLPETFEACTRLVRPGGYVANIGVHGKPAVLHLEDLWIRNVTITTGLVDTSTTPRLLRMLASGQLRPNGLLTHRFGMGEMMEAYDVFGRADANEALKVALFRT from the coding sequence ATGCACGCACTGACCTACCACGGTCCCGGACGACACTCCTGGGAGGAGGTGGCCGATCCGGTCGTCATCGACGACCGCGACGCCATCGTCCGCATCGACGCCGTCACCATCTGCGGCACCGACCTGCACATCCTCAAGGGGGATGTCCCCACCTGCGCTCCCGGCACGACCCTCGGCCACGAGGCCGTAGGCACCATCCTGTCCGTGGGACCGGGGGTGCGGCACCGGGCACCCGGCGACCGGGTCTTGATCTCGTGCATCACGTCCTGCGGCTCCTGCGAGTACTGCCGCGAAGGCAGCTACGGACAGTGCACCGGAGGCGGCGGCTGGATCCTCGGACACCGGATCGACGGGGTCCAGGCCGACCAGGCCCGGATCCCCTTCGCCGACAGCTCGACGCACCTGCTGCCCGCGGGTGTGTCCGACGAGGACGCCCTGATGCTCGCGGACATCCTCCCGACCTCCTACGAGGTCGGTGTGCTCCGTGGCCGCGTCAGCCCCGGTGACACCGTCGTCATCGTCGGAGCGGGCCCCATCGGCCTGGCCGCGATCCTCACCAGCGCACTGTTCAGCCCGTCGGCGGTCGTCGTCATCGACCCGTCCGCGACCCGTCGTGACGCGGCCAAGCGGCTCGGCGCGACGGTCTGCGTCTCGACCCCGGAGGAGGCGACAGAGGCACTGCTCGAGCTCAGCCCCCGCGGTGGCGCCGACGTGGCCATGGAGGCCGTCGGACTGCCGGAGACCTTCGAGGCCTGCACGCGACTGGTGCGTCCCGGCGGTTACGTCGCGAACATCGGCGTGCACGGCAAGCCCGCCGTTCTCCACCTCGAGGACCTCTGGATCCGCAACGTGACCATCACGACCGGTCTGGTCGACACGAGCACCACACCGCGACTGCTGCGGATGCTCGCCTCGGGACAGCTGCGCCCCAACGGCCTGCTGACCCACCGGTTCGGGATGGGCGAGATGATGGAGGCCTACGACGTCTTCGGTCGCGCGGACGCCAACGAGGCGCTCAAGGTCGCGCTGTTCAGGACCTGA
- a CDS encoding type II toxin-antitoxin system RelE/ParE family toxin, whose translation MADPAEPPPYDLLLAPGARRALTDALPEAAAFAAWEFVSGPLVREPRRVGAPLLAPFEGQWRARRGEYRVRYEIDDERRTVRVLDIDHRRDVYRT comes from the coding sequence GTGGCTGATCCCGCCGAGCCACCGCCGTACGACCTTCTGCTTGCTCCGGGTGCACGGCGCGCGCTGACCGACGCCCTCCCTGAGGCCGCAGCGTTCGCGGCCTGGGAGTTCGTCTCGGGGCCGCTGGTCCGCGAGCCGCGTCGAGTGGGTGCTCCGCTGCTGGCGCCGTTCGAGGGGCAGTGGCGCGCGCGACGCGGCGAGTACCGCGTGCGCTACGAGATCGACGACGAGCGCCGCACCGTTCGCGTGCTCGACATCGACCATCGTCGCGACGTCTACCGGACCTGA
- a CDS encoding NUDIX domain-containing protein, producing MTEPSASVRAVSGVLALDADERILLVRRADDGTWGLPGGGVEVGETWLEAAVRECREETGWDVAVTDMFGAYSDPVSQTFTYADGRRVQFFGVVFLATVLQQTGSPDTEVLEVGFFPTDSLPAPLFVPDRPVLLDFASRRHLPVIA from the coding sequence GTGACCGAGCCCTCAGCGAGCGTCAGAGCGGTCTCCGGCGTCTTGGCGCTCGACGCGGACGAGCGCATCCTTCTCGTTCGTCGCGCGGACGACGGCACCTGGGGTCTCCCCGGTGGCGGCGTTGAGGTGGGCGAGACCTGGCTCGAGGCTGCCGTGCGGGAGTGCCGGGAAGAGACGGGTTGGGATGTAGCGGTTACCGACATGTTCGGTGCCTACAGCGACCCGGTGAGCCAGACGTTCACGTACGCAGACGGCCGTCGAGTGCAGTTCTTCGGCGTGGTGTTCCTGGCCACGGTGTTGCAGCAGACAGGTTCGCCTGACACTGAGGTGCTGGAGGTGGGCTTCTTTCCCACCGACTCACTTCCGGCACCGCTGTTCGTGCCGGACCGTCCGGTCCTCCTCGACTTTGCTTCCCGGCGGCACTTGCCTGTCATCGCATAG